CGCAAACTTAACCAAGGACTTGTCCTTGCCATTGAATCTTTTGTCTCAACGGGAAGCCAAACTGCTTATGAAGAATCGGATGGTTGGACACTTGTAGCAGGGAATCGACAAGGTGAACTTAGTTACGTAGCTCAGTGTGAACATACTGTCATTGTACAAAATGGAAAACCCATCATTGTTACTTTGTAATTTTTGATCGTTTTGTATTCATTGGGGATTCTTTGAATTCTTTAGAAATCATTGAGTCAGGAGTTCCTCCTAAAGAAGCCAAAGGAATTCTCATCCTTTGGCCAAGCACTGGTGGGAATGCACGTTCCTTTCGCATCCGAGATTCGGAACTTTCTCAATATGGTTTAAGATTAATTCGATTTAATCCACCTTCTCATGGTGGTTCCAATGGAACGTATGACCCAATCGCCGCAATTGCTTTGTTAGATGAGTATTTGAAAGAACATAATCATTTAAACAAACCAATTTTTGGGATTGGACATAGCGGGGGAGGAGCGGCATTATTACTTTATGCCAAACAAGTTCCTTTTCAAAAATTGTTTTTATTATCACCCATTTTAGATAGTGTAAAAAGTTTACTATATTTATACGAATCAGGTTCCATTGAGGAATTTAGTCGTTTGTTATTAATGCCAGAAATTCCAGATGGAGAATTTCCCAACAAACAGATATTAGAGACTTTATCGACTCCGACTTGGCTTACAACGGGTGAGATCGATCACCTTTCCTTTCCTATCAAAAATTCAAGAATCCAAGTGGACTCACTCTGTTATTTTTTGCGGAATTTATTTTTACCTGGTTTTCGCGTGGGAAACATCGATACTGAAAAACGAACAGATATGACTATTTTCCTACCAGCAAGGGACAAATGGTTTCCAAAGGATTTGACAACGAATTTTGCCAATCAAAACCAATTGCGAGTCATAGAAATTTCTGAGGCACCTGACCATTTTTTCACCCAAAGTTGGCTTCTTGTTTGGAAAAAAATAAAGGATGTTGCTTGGGAAAATAAATGACCTTTTTCTTCGTAAAAATTTTTGATAAATGAGTTTACAAATGAACGGGAGTCAGTAAGAATTCTCGCCTGTGTCAATTCACTTTTAAAAGTTGAAGTGAACACAAAGGAGAAATTGTGGAACCTATCTATTTGGCTTTGATTCTGTTTACTCTTTGGACTTTGGGTCTTGGAGTTACATTAACAACGTATAGAAGTGTACAGGTGTTACTTGGTAAAAAAAAATCAAATGAATTCCCTGCAGGAATCCAACATGGAAGTGATTTTAATTGGCGCTTGAATCGTGCCCATGTCAATAGTTTAGAAAACCTACCTCTATTTGTAGCAGTTGTTTTTCTAACAATGAGTTTGGGCAAATTAGATGGATTTGTGAACCAAGCAGGTTTTGTGATATTGGGAGCAAGGGTTTTACAATCCCTCACTCATTTGTTCTCTACTTCTGTGTTAGCGGTAAACATTCGGTTCACCTTTTATATGACACAGATTATCACTTATATCCTTCTCTTAATCAGATTAGTTTAAACACCTTCTCGTTTTAGATCACGGCCCATTAGATCTTTTACAACTTCTTTTGGGTCTTTGTCTTCGTATAACATACGGTATACTTCTTGTGTGATTGCCATCTCCACTCCCAATTTATCCGAGAGATTTTTGGTAGAAAGAGTGGTTTTGACACCTTCTGCGACTTCGTTCATGGAAGCTAAAATTTCTTTTAGTTTCTCTCCTTTGCCTAAACGAAAACCAACAGTTCTATTTCTGGACGCTTCACCACAACAGGTGAGGACAAGATCACCCATCCCCGATGGTCCAAGGAAAGTCATTGGGTCGGCTCCCATTTTGATTCCCATTCGTGTAATTTCATTTAACCCGCGTGTGATGAGAGCAGCTCTTGTATTTTGTCCAAATCCGAGTCCGTCTGCCACACCAGCAGCGATCGCAATCACATTCTTTAAGGCTCCACCTACTTCTACGCCTACGACATCCGGAGTCCAATACGTACGAAAGTAGGTAAAACTAAAGATCTCTTGCACTCGTTTGGCGGTGGCTTCGTTTTTGGAAGCAATGGAAACAATGGTAGGTACACGTTTTACCATTTCTTTTGCAAAACTTGGTCCTGATAAATAAGAAAGTTGAGAATGGAATTGGCCTGGAAGTTCCGATTCAAAGATCTCAGAAACAAGGCGTAAACTTTCATTTTCGATTCCCTTGGACGCAGAAACAATTGGTACTTTGTGAGGGATGTGGTCTTTGATTTCCTTCAGGATTCCCGAAAGGGCATGGCTTGGAGGGGCTGAGACAATCATTTCTTTGTCTTTTACCACTTGGATGAGGTCCGTGCTGGCCTTTAATTTATCAGGGAGGACCAAATCGGGCATATGTTTGGAATTCATATGGTTTTGATTGATGGAACGAGCCTGTTCTTCACTCCGCGTCCAAAGGGTGACATCATAACCCTTGTCTGCCAAAATACTACCTAGTGCAGTGCCAAAACTTCCAGCACCTATGATTCCAATCTTCATGAGTTCTGTATTCTAAATCTGCTTTCCAAAAAGGCAATAGAAAATAAAATTAAAATATGCTTTTAACGGATCTTCTCCGTTTCAACCCACTCAATCTCTTTTTGCCACCCAAAGTGGTCCCAAAGAGTAATTATAAAGTTACCATGCTCCTCGGTAGCTTAAAAAAAGTCATACAATCTGAAATTATCGCCGAGGACCCAGATTTAGAAAGCCTAGAAGTGGGTTCTACCAAAGGAGAAGTGATTCTTACAGGTACTTACCGAATGGAATGGCTCTGGATAGCACGGTTTTTACACGTCAAATCTATCAGATACAGAGTTAGACTCAAACCTGTGTTAGTCAAAGATAACAAAGCTAGATTAAAAATTGTAGGTTACCGAGTTTGGGATACAAAACAACGTAGATTTGATTTTGTTAGGTGGTTTGGCAAAATAGATCCTTTTCATAAAAAAAAGGTATTTGAATCCATTATTCATGCTGCTCCACATTTATTATCCATAACGGGTTTACAGTGGGAATTGTTATTTGATCTTAATTATTTTTTAAATTTAGTTCCTGCAATAGCGGGCAAGATCGATATACAATACTTAGTCGCAGATAATAATGAATTATATATTTTTGTAAGGTCTTCGACAATTTTAAAACCATTGGTAGATTTTTTTGGACCTGAATATTTGAAGATTGATTATATCGAAGAAGATCGTGATATTCAGATGTTATTATGGGAAAATGAATAAATGAAGATAATTTATCTCACTGATATCCATGACGGACTTCATGGCTTAAAAAGAATTCTGCAAACAACTGCCGCAGATTTATATTTGTTTTCAGGAGATATAATCTACAAAGCATTTTTTTCCTTTGATCGAATCATTGATTTTTGTGGTGTCCAAGAAGAGTTATATTATTTATTAACAGAAAGAAAGGATGATTCCACTCCTTTTGATTTTACAACCCATGCCATTCGTTTTCCAGAAAAATATTCCACAGCAATTGTAGAAAAATCTCATAAGTATAGAGACTTATACAAGTTAGCGGCTAAAACGATGAAAGAAAAATATGAGATCATCGAAAAATTAATTCTAAAATATGCAAAATCACCTGTTTACTGTTTGCCGGGAAATTATGATTTAGATTTACAATACACTGAGTTATACCAACGCGAAGTACATAGGAAAAGTTTCGATTTTCAAAATATCAAAGTATCTGGTTATGGCGGCGCACCCATTTGGACTTCTGGGATTCCAGAAAAACTGACGGTTGTGTTTCATGAATACACTAAAAATGGGAAAAACTATAGTGAACCAGAGGATTTTTTCCGTGAAGAACTCCCTGATATCTGTTGGATTCATAACCCTGCTTATGGATATTTTGATACCATTCCTGGTGTTGGAAAATGTGGAAGCCAAGGAATTCGTCGTTATCTAGACGATGAATCTCCATCTCTTGTTGTGTCAGGACATGTGCACGAAGACCAAGGGATTAAAAAAACCAGAAACACAGTTTTTATCAATCCGTCTAACTTCGGTGCTGTGGATTCCTTACATGGGTTCCAGGAAGGTGGGTACTTTGCTGAAATTATTTTAGATGGAAAAGATGTTGTTCAATCTAATCTTTGCCAACTAAAAGGTGACGAATGGCATACTTTAATTGAGGTGGATTGTTCGGAAAAACAATTAAAACTCATTTCTCAAAATCCAATTTCTACTGTGAGTTCTGAAGATTACATTCGAGGAAATTGAATGGTCACCTTTTTTACTGTTTGTGGTGTATTGTTTACAATTGCTTTTTTTTTATACGCACTTTCTGCTGTAGATAACCAAAGTTTAAATCAAAAAGAAAAAGAAAGATTAAAAAAAGAAGAAAACCTACGTATTGGTGATCCAAGAAAACTTTATGGCAAAGAAAAAGATCCTAACTTACCTAGACTTCGCCTATGTCCTGTTTGTGGGACTGTTCTGCGAAAAGATGAGTATTTATATGCGGCCATTTCTACCTATACCAATAGTGAAGGTAAAAAACAGGCACAAATTTATGGCTGTAAATATTGTTACCTCATTTTAGATTCAGAAAAAAATAATCAAAATTCCAAACAAGAAAATGAAAGTCCTTTTGGTCCACCAAAGGCTACTGACGAGATATAACGAATATGTTTGATCTGACCCAAAGTTTATCGAACTTAAAAGGTATTGGACCTAAACGGAAAACTGTTCTATTAGAACATGGAGTTTCTACTTATTATGATTTGTTAACATATTTTCCAAGGCGGTATTTAGATCGTAATTTTACGAAAGATATCATTTTAAAACAAGGAGATATAGTTACACTATTCGGAAACATTGTTGATAGTTACATAGTACATGGAAAAAAAAGTAGATTAATCGTTGGGTTTCGGACATTAAACAATGAAAGGATCAATTTAGTATTTTTTAGAGGTGTTAATTTTTTTCATAAACTTTTTGCAATAGATAAAAAGGTGGTAGTCTCTGGAAAATTGGAATACTTCAAAGGATACCAAATCCTACACCCCGAATACGAATTTTTAACAGATTCAGATGATCCAGATGATTCCATACATGCGGGAAGGATTATCCCTTTGTATCCTTCAACGGAAGCTTTAAAAGAGGAAGGATTAGATTCCAAGGGATTACGAAAACTCATCCACCAAGTTTTAGAAAGTGGAGAGATAACAGAAAATCTTCCATCTAAATTCATCAAAAAACGTAATTTACTGGGTCGTAATGACGCATTTTCTAAAATCCATTTTCCCGATTCCATGGAAACCGTACAAATTGCACGTAAACGATTTTCTTACGAAGAATTATATTATTTCCAAAGATTATTATTATACAAACAAAGAGAAAGACAGAAGGTTAAACGATTATTATGGCCTTTACCAAGTTCTAATTCTCGAATCAATTTAGAGAAAAATTTACCCTTCGAGTTGACTGAAGACCAAAAAACTGCGGTCACAACAATCCTTTCTAAAACAAATACCGATTCTCCATCCGCTTTTTTATTACAAGGAGATGTAGGTTCTGGCAAAACCATCACAGCACTCCTTGTTGGGCTTCATTATATAGACAACCACATCCAAGTAGTTTTTTTAGCCCCAACAGAAATTCTAGCAAGACAACACTACCAGACCATTTATAAATTTCTTGGAAATATGCCATTTCTAGGAATTGAGCTATTATTAGGTGGTGAAAATAAAAAATCTAGGGCAGAGAAGTTAAGTAGAATTAAAACTGGTGAATCCAATATTATCATAGGAACACATTCTCTCTTGCAAGATGATGTGATTTTTTCTGATTTAGGTTTAGTTATTATTGACGAACAACATAAGTTTGGCGTTGACCAAAGAGAAACGATACGTGCAAAAGGGAAAAATCCTGATCTTTTGGCTATGACAGCTACACCCATCCCAAGAACACTTTGCCTTACCTTGTATGGTGATTTAAATTTGGTGAATATCAAAACAAAACCAAAAGGCCGCAAACCAATTGACACCCGTTGGTATAAAGAAGACCGTAGAACAGGCGTTTATAATTCAATTCGTAAGTATGTGAGTTCAGGTAGACAATGTTATATTGTTTATCCTTTGGTTGAAGAATCCGAGAAAGTTGATTTAGAATCATGTACAGTTGCTTATGAGACCTTACGAACTAATGTTTTTCCTGATCTCAAAATTGGTTTATTACATGGAAAAATGAAAAGTGCAGAAAAAGATTTTGTAATGGAAAAATTCAAATCTGGAGAAATCCAAATTTTAGTAACAACTACAGTAGTAGAAGTGGGTGTAGATGTACCCAATGCAACAATTCTAGTAGTGGAACATGCAGAACGTTTTGGAATCTCCCAGTTACACCAGTTACGTGGTAGAGTAGGTCGAAGTGATATTGAAAGTTTTTGTATTTTAATGACTGGTGATTTTATTAGTGAAGAAGGTAGGGATAGGCTCGAAGCACTTGTAACCTCTAACGATGGGTATTATTTGGCAGAAAAA
The sequence above is a segment of the Leptospira sp. WS39.C2 genome. Coding sequences within it:
- a CDS encoding NAD(P)H-dependent glycerol-3-phosphate dehydrogenase yields the protein MKIGIIGAGSFGTALGSILADKGYDVTLWTRSEEQARSINQNHMNSKHMPDLVLPDKLKASTDLIQVVKDKEMIVSAPPSHALSGILKEIKDHIPHKVPIVSASKGIENESLRLVSEIFESELPGQFHSQLSYLSGPSFAKEMVKRVPTIVSIASKNEATAKRVQEIFSFTYFRTYWTPDVVGVEVGGALKNVIAIAAGVADGLGFGQNTRAALITRGLNEITRMGIKMGADPMTFLGPSGMGDLVLTCCGEASRNRTVGFRLGKGEKLKEILASMNEVAEGVKTTLSTKNLSDKLGVEMAITQEVYRMLYEDKDPKEVVKDLMGRDLKREGV
- a CDS encoding MAPEG family protein; translation: MEPIYLALILFTLWTLGLGVTLTTYRSVQVLLGKKKSNEFPAGIQHGSDFNWRLNRAHVNSLENLPLFVAVVFLTMSLGKLDGFVNQAGFVILGARVLQSLTHLFSTSVLAVNIRFTFYMTQIITYILLLIRLV
- the recG gene encoding ATP-dependent DNA helicase RecG, producing the protein MFDLTQSLSNLKGIGPKRKTVLLEHGVSTYYDLLTYFPRRYLDRNFTKDIILKQGDIVTLFGNIVDSYIVHGKKSRLIVGFRTLNNERINLVFFRGVNFFHKLFAIDKKVVVSGKLEYFKGYQILHPEYEFLTDSDDPDDSIHAGRIIPLYPSTEALKEEGLDSKGLRKLIHQVLESGEITENLPSKFIKKRNLLGRNDAFSKIHFPDSMETVQIARKRFSYEELYYFQRLLLYKQRERQKVKRLLWPLPSSNSRINLEKNLPFELTEDQKTAVTTILSKTNTDSPSAFLLQGDVGSGKTITALLVGLHYIDNHIQVVFLAPTEILARQHYQTIYKFLGNMPFLGIELLLGGENKKSRAEKLSRIKTGESNIIIGTHSLLQDDVIFSDLGLVIIDEQHKFGVDQRETIRAKGKNPDLLAMTATPIPRTLCLTLYGDLNLVNIKTKPKGRKPIDTRWYKEDRRTGVYNSIRKYVSSGRQCYIVYPLVEESEKVDLESCTVAYETLRTNVFPDLKIGLLHGKMKSAEKDFVMEKFKSGEIQILVTTTVVEVGVDVPNATILVVEHAERFGISQLHQLRGRVGRSDIESFCILMTGDFISEEGRDRLEALVTSNDGYYLAEKDLAIRGPGELLGVKQSGLPEFKIADLVADRELLEEAKVDAASIPLGDPEEVSELRIRFSEGKFLFAN
- a CDS encoding metallophosphoesterase; its protein translation is MKIIYLTDIHDGLHGLKRILQTTAADLYLFSGDIIYKAFFSFDRIIDFCGVQEELYYLLTERKDDSTPFDFTTHAIRFPEKYSTAIVEKSHKYRDLYKLAAKTMKEKYEIIEKLILKYAKSPVYCLPGNYDLDLQYTELYQREVHRKSFDFQNIKVSGYGGAPIWTSGIPEKLTVVFHEYTKNGKNYSEPEDFFREELPDICWIHNPAYGYFDTIPGVGKCGSQGIRRYLDDESPSLVVSGHVHEDQGIKKTRNTVFINPSNFGAVDSLHGFQEGGYFAEIILDGKDVVQSNLCQLKGDEWHTLIEVDCSEKQLKLISQNPISTVSSEDYIRGN
- a CDS encoding alpha/beta fold hydrolase; this encodes MNSLEIIESGVPPKEAKGILILWPSTGGNARSFRIRDSELSQYGLRLIRFNPPSHGGSNGTYDPIAAIALLDEYLKEHNHLNKPIFGIGHSGGGAALLLYAKQVPFQKLFLLSPILDSVKSLLYLYESGSIEEFSRLLLMPEIPDGEFPNKQILETLSTPTWLTTGEIDHLSFPIKNSRIQVDSLCYFLRNLFLPGFRVGNIDTEKRTDMTIFLPARDKWFPKDLTTNFANQNQLRVIEISEAPDHFFTQSWLLVWKKIKDVAWENK